A genomic region of Mycobacterium senriense contains the following coding sequences:
- a CDS encoding gamma-glutamyltransferase family protein, with product MTAPFDWNLPYAWPRKPILAENVVCTSQPLAAQAGLRMLAQGGSAADAAVATAITLTIVEPVSNGIGSDAFAIVWDGKQLHGLNASGRSPAAWTPEYFGGKGVPVLGWNSVTVPGAVSAWTELHAKFGKLPFDRLFEPAISYGRNGFPVSPTVAEQWSAQVPLFESQPGFAPAFLPGGRAPKPGERFSLPDHAATLETIAATNGEAFYRGELAARLEAHALDNDGAMRASDLAAHRADWVGTVDGGYRGYTVHEIPPNGQGIVALIALGILQQFDMASLPADSADSVHLQIEAVKLAFADARAYVGDIEHMALGPERLLDNEYLKQRAGLIDRGRAKPASAGAPAGGTVYLTAADAAGMMVSMIQSNYMGFGSGVVVPGTGVSLHNRGANFVANPGHPNTVAPNKRPYHTIIPGFVTKDGASVMSFGVMGGMMQPQGHVQLMVRIADHRQNPQAACDGPRFRWVEGMQVSCEKGFPDSTLDELRRRGHDLVAVDDYNQFGSCQAIWRLEDGYFAASDPRRDGQAAAF from the coding sequence GTGACCGCACCTTTCGACTGGAACCTCCCCTACGCCTGGCCACGCAAGCCCATCCTGGCGGAAAACGTTGTGTGCACATCGCAACCGCTCGCCGCCCAGGCGGGCCTGCGGATGCTCGCACAGGGCGGCAGCGCGGCGGACGCGGCCGTCGCCACCGCCATCACCCTGACGATCGTGGAGCCCGTGTCCAATGGCATCGGTTCGGACGCCTTCGCCATCGTGTGGGATGGCAAGCAACTGCACGGCCTGAACGCCTCGGGCCGCTCGCCCGCGGCGTGGACCCCGGAATACTTCGGCGGCAAGGGTGTTCCGGTCCTGGGCTGGAATTCGGTGACCGTGCCCGGCGCGGTATCGGCGTGGACCGAACTGCATGCCAAATTCGGCAAGCTGCCGTTCGATCGGCTCTTCGAACCCGCAATATCCTACGGCCGCAACGGCTTTCCGGTCTCGCCGACCGTCGCGGAGCAATGGTCGGCGCAGGTGCCGCTCTTTGAAAGCCAGCCCGGTTTCGCCCCGGCGTTCCTACCCGGCGGGCGGGCGCCGAAACCGGGTGAGCGTTTCAGCTTGCCGGATCATGCCGCGACGCTCGAGACGATAGCCGCGACCAACGGCGAGGCGTTCTACCGTGGGGAACTGGCGGCCAGGCTCGAGGCGCACGCGCTGGACAACGACGGCGCCATGCGGGCCAGCGACCTGGCGGCCCATCGTGCCGACTGGGTGGGCACGGTCGACGGCGGCTACCGCGGATACACGGTGCACGAGATCCCGCCCAACGGGCAGGGCATCGTCGCGCTGATCGCCCTGGGCATACTGCAGCAGTTCGACATGGCATCGCTGCCAGCGGATTCCGCTGACAGCGTGCATCTACAGATCGAAGCGGTGAAGCTGGCGTTCGCCGACGCCCGGGCCTATGTCGGGGACATCGAACACATGGCGCTGGGGCCGGAACGCCTGTTGGACAACGAATACCTGAAGCAGCGTGCGGGACTGATCGACCGCGGACGGGCCAAGCCCGCATCCGCCGGCGCCCCGGCGGGCGGAACCGTCTACCTCACCGCGGCCGACGCCGCGGGGATGATGGTGTCGATGATCCAGTCGAACTACATGGGGTTCGGTTCGGGCGTGGTGGTCCCGGGCACCGGGGTCTCCCTGCATAACCGGGGAGCGAATTTCGTTGCCAATCCTGGACATCCGAACACCGTGGCCCCGAACAAGCGTCCCTACCACACCATCATCCCGGGTTTTGTGACCAAAGACGGCGCATCGGTCATGAGCTTCGGGGTGATGGGCGGAATGATGCAGCCCCAGGGTCACGTGCAGCTGATGGTGCGCATCGCCGACCACCGGCAGAATCCGCAGGCGGCATGTGACGGCCCGCGGTTCCGGTGGGTCGAGGGTATGCAAGTCAGCTGCGAAAAGGGCTTCCCGGATTCGACGCTGGACGAATTGCGCCGCCGCGGACACGATCTGGTTGCCGTCGACGACTACAACCAATTCGGCAGCTGCCAGGCGATCTGGCGTCTCGAGGACGGCTACTTCGCGGCCAGCGATCCGCGCCGGGACGGTCAGGCCGCCGCCTTCTAG
- a CDS encoding alpha/beta hydrolase-fold protein has protein sequence MMARMPDLSRRALLGLGASAAVGAVGAYGLDILLEPRTSHAMPASPAATQMPLAPPPSPPRDPAPPAAAAPTMVTGSFVSAARGGANTNWAIARPPGQTKPLRPVIALHGKGSDASTVMAGGVEQGLAQAVDAGLPPFAVVAVDGGGGYWHKRASGEDSGAMVLDELLPMLGNQNLDTARVAFLGWSMGGYGALLLGGRLGPARTAAICAVSPALWTSSGAAAPGAFDGPDDFAANSVFGMAALASIPIRIDCGDSDPFYAATKQFIAQLPNPPAGGFSPGGHDGAFWSSQLPAELTWMAPLLTA, from the coding sequence ATAATGGCCCGCATGCCCGACTTGAGCCGACGCGCCCTGCTCGGCCTCGGCGCCAGCGCGGCCGTGGGGGCGGTGGGCGCCTACGGGCTCGACATCCTGTTAGAGCCCCGCACATCTCACGCGATGCCGGCATCGCCGGCCGCCACCCAGATGCCGTTGGCGCCGCCGCCCAGCCCACCTCGCGACCCGGCTCCCCCGGCGGCGGCCGCGCCGACGATGGTGACCGGTTCCTTCGTCTCCGCCGCGCGCGGCGGGGCGAACACGAACTGGGCCATCGCGCGTCCGCCGGGCCAGACGAAGCCGCTGCGACCCGTGATCGCGCTGCACGGCAAGGGCAGTGACGCGTCCACCGTGATGGCGGGCGGTGTCGAACAGGGTCTGGCGCAGGCCGTCGATGCCGGGCTGCCGCCGTTCGCGGTGGTCGCCGTCGACGGTGGCGGCGGCTATTGGCACAAGCGGGCGTCCGGTGAGGACAGCGGCGCCATGGTGCTCGACGAGCTCCTCCCGATGCTGGGCAACCAGAACCTGGACACCGCACGGGTGGCGTTCCTGGGCTGGTCGATGGGCGGCTACGGCGCATTGCTGCTGGGCGGCCGGCTGGGGCCGGCCCGCACCGCGGCGATCTGCGCGGTGAGCCCGGCACTGTGGACGTCCTCGGGTGCGGCCGCACCGGGAGCCTTCGACGGGCCGGACGACTTCGCGGCCAACTCGGTGTTCGGCATGGCCGCCCTGGCCTCGATCCCCATCCGGATCGATTGCGGCGACAGCGATCCGTTTTACGCCGCGACAAAGCAGTTCATCGCGCAACTGCCCAATCCACCGGCCGGTGGCTTCTCGCCCGGTGGGCACGACGGGGCATTTTGGAGCTCGCAGTTGCCCGCCGAGCTCACCTGGATGGCACCGCTGCTGACGGCCTGA
- a CDS encoding TetR/AcrR family transcriptional regulator, with protein MTAAVTPKGERRRYALVSAAAELLSEGGFEAVRHRAVARRAGLPLASTTYYFSSLDDLIARAVEHIAMIEVAQLRSRVSGLSRRRRGPETIAEVLADLLVGDVAGPGRTDQLISRYERHIACTRLPALRETMRRSLRQRAEAIAEAIERSGRSVHIELVCTLICAVDGSVVSALVEGRDPRAAAQGAVVDLIEVLAPIDKRPVQI; from the coding sequence GTGACGGCAGCGGTTACTCCAAAAGGAGAACGTCGACGGTACGCGCTCGTCAGCGCCGCCGCCGAGCTGCTGTCCGAGGGTGGCTTCGAAGCGGTGCGGCACCGGGCGGTTGCCCGGCGGGCCGGATTGCCGCTGGCGTCCACCACTTATTACTTTTCCTCCCTGGACGATCTGATCGCACGCGCCGTCGAACACATCGCGATGATCGAGGTGGCGCAGTTGCGGTCGCGGGTCAGCGGCTTGTCGCGGCGGCGCCGGGGACCGGAGACCATCGCCGAGGTGCTGGCCGATCTGCTCGTGGGCGACGTGGCCGGCCCGGGCCGCACCGACCAGCTGATCTCGCGATACGAGCGGCACATCGCGTGCACCAGGTTGCCCGCGCTGCGCGAGACCATGCGTCGCAGCCTGCGCCAGCGCGCCGAGGCGATCGCCGAGGCCATCGAGCGCTCGGGCCGCTCGGTGCACATCGAACTGGTGTGCACGTTGATCTGCGCGGTCGACGGTTCGGTGGTGTCGGCCCTGGTGGAGGGCCGGGATCCGCGCGCGGCGGCGCAAGGTGCGGTGGTCGACCTCATCGAGGTGCTCGCCCCCATCGACAAGCGGCCCGTGCAGATCTGA